In Bradyrhizobium sp. 1(2017), one DNA window encodes the following:
- a CDS encoding DUF2235 domain-containing protein, translated as MSREDGALNRDPAISEAHRDVPNATGTTATKPSGRKLVLFADGTGNAFTTRESSVWRLYEALDHTQPDQIAYYIKGVGTAGWAPFAALDGATGIGVPSNVRKLYRFLCWNWQEGDEIYIFGFSRGAFTARTLAALIASQGLVPAVIGDTPVSHEEMDRNAMAAWRKYRRGTVPLRKTLPTIWIARLIRDVLLYLYHWICGHRSYAEVRAAMNGRKDVDIEFLGLFDTVEAFGVPVEELRVAIDWAIWPISFRNHRPAHKVKHICHALALDDERTTFHPLRIDQSRLAAGQTVEEVWFAGVHSDIGGGYPESTLSFVPLVWMADRLEGRLRFKDGEIEHFKEYQSAIGPMHDSRSGAAVFYRYGPRPILAGEVNGGLPVVHFAVIERMLFGCDAYAPIMLPADALVLMPDGSKLNLTENTTQDAMKRAYLAKAGGPRRETEAEAFTLMGRPSAEIARLTRDTVWWRRVAYFSLLFMAGLIVVWPWVARSLVGASKDNGLQGTLVLRVITTIDWLVGAVLGPLANLVRNVLPSYAAPWLDITLYYPFLTSLVLLVTYLVWRRNTVLRDAIQERARLAWSRPRRMARPQHAEKPGMLLGFARWMRANGGPARWLFSRLVLPAIFLFVIFYSALLIASTSVFTARTATGNICTTPGPEAGTPVLDEPIDARGRFATSEFCWWSGLAVEKGRKYRVWIEIDEPWFDRTIMSGTNGFKTYFAHHYLALPTLRQFGAAWFQPVVRVGTKGMSDIALEAVNVIPAEELPRRMHPTIPPEQDGDKNKGRYPTRLDETKEFEALPSDNSLKLAIGKLGPFESMPNDPAARAIWEAQKLGGRLVAEFVAPDTGDLFFYVNDAVQIYPTLLPARLRPAELDVVQGPYDQFYGNNAGTARIVVQRLPSPALPSPALPNLARPSPPMPPEKAGAMKQ; from the coding sequence ATGTCACGAGAAGATGGGGCGCTGAACAGAGATCCCGCGATATCTGAGGCCCACCGCGACGTTCCCAATGCCACCGGCACGACGGCTACCAAGCCTTCCGGCCGCAAGCTGGTGCTGTTCGCCGACGGCACCGGCAACGCCTTCACCACGCGGGAATCCAGCGTCTGGCGACTCTATGAGGCGCTCGACCACACCCAGCCGGACCAGATCGCCTATTACATCAAGGGCGTGGGCACCGCCGGCTGGGCTCCGTTCGCTGCGCTCGACGGCGCCACCGGCATCGGCGTGCCCTCCAACGTCCGGAAGCTCTATCGCTTCCTGTGCTGGAATTGGCAGGAGGGCGACGAGATCTACATCTTCGGCTTCAGTCGCGGCGCATTCACGGCGCGCACGCTGGCCGCGCTGATCGCGAGCCAGGGCCTCGTGCCTGCGGTGATTGGCGACACGCCGGTCTCGCACGAGGAGATGGACCGCAACGCCATGGCCGCATGGCGCAAATACCGCCGCGGCACTGTGCCGTTGAGGAAGACTTTGCCGACGATCTGGATCGCGCGCCTCATCCGCGACGTCCTGCTCTACCTCTATCACTGGATCTGCGGGCACCGTTCCTACGCCGAGGTCCGCGCGGCGATGAACGGCCGCAAGGACGTCGACATCGAGTTCCTCGGATTGTTCGACACGGTCGAAGCCTTCGGCGTGCCGGTCGAAGAGCTGCGCGTTGCGATCGATTGGGCGATCTGGCCGATCTCGTTCCGCAACCACCGGCCAGCGCACAAGGTGAAGCACATCTGCCACGCGCTGGCGCTGGATGACGAGCGCACGACCTTCCATCCGCTGCGGATCGACCAGAGCCGTTTGGCGGCCGGTCAGACCGTCGAGGAGGTGTGGTTCGCAGGCGTCCATTCCGACATCGGCGGCGGCTATCCGGAATCCACCCTGTCCTTCGTGCCGCTGGTCTGGATGGCCGATCGGCTCGAAGGCAGGCTCCGCTTCAAGGACGGCGAGATCGAGCATTTCAAGGAGTACCAGTCGGCGATCGGACCGATGCACGATTCGCGCAGCGGCGCGGCGGTCTTCTACCGCTATGGGCCGCGCCCGATCCTCGCCGGCGAGGTCAATGGCGGGCTGCCGGTCGTGCACTTCGCCGTCATCGAACGCATGCTGTTTGGCTGCGACGCCTATGCGCCGATCATGCTGCCGGCAGACGCGCTGGTGCTGATGCCTGATGGCAGCAAGCTCAACCTGACCGAGAACACGACGCAGGACGCGATGAAACGGGCCTATCTGGCAAAAGCCGGCGGCCCGCGACGCGAGACGGAGGCCGAAGCCTTCACCCTCATGGGCCGGCCCAGCGCCGAAATCGCGAGACTCACGCGCGACACCGTGTGGTGGCGGCGTGTCGCCTATTTCTCGCTGCTGTTCATGGCCGGTCTGATCGTCGTCTGGCCATGGGTCGCACGCAGCCTCGTCGGGGCGTCGAAGGACAATGGCCTGCAAGGCACGCTCGTGCTCCGCGTCATCACCACCATCGACTGGCTGGTCGGCGCCGTCCTGGGTCCGCTGGCCAATCTGGTCAGAAACGTGCTGCCGTCCTATGCGGCGCCGTGGCTCGACATCACGCTGTACTATCCGTTCCTCACCTCGCTCGTCCTTCTCGTCACCTACCTGGTATGGCGCCGCAATACGGTGTTGCGCGACGCCATTCAGGAACGCGCCCGGCTGGCCTGGAGCAGGCCGCGCCGGATGGCAAGGCCGCAGCATGCCGAGAAGCCCGGCATGCTGCTCGGTTTCGCCCGATGGATGCGCGCGAATGGGGGACCGGCCCGGTGGTTGTTTTCCAGGCTCGTGCTGCCCGCAATTTTCCTGTTCGTCATCTTCTATTCCGCGCTCCTGATCGCATCGACCAGCGTCTTCACGGCGCGCACCGCGACCGGAAATATCTGCACGACGCCGGGGCCGGAGGCCGGGACGCCGGTGCTGGACGAGCCGATCGATGCACGGGGTCGGTTCGCGACCAGTGAGTTTTGCTGGTGGAGCGGCCTTGCGGTCGAGAAGGGCCGCAAATACCGCGTCTGGATCGAGATCGACGAGCCCTGGTTCGATCGCACCATCATGAGCGGGACCAACGGCTTCAAGACCTATTTCGCGCACCATTATCTCGCGCTGCCGACGCTCCGTCAGTTCGGCGCCGCCTGGTTCCAGCCCGTGGTCCGGGTTGGCACGAAGGGGATGAGCGATATTGCGCTCGAAGCCGTCAACGTGATTCCGGCGGAGGAATTGCCGCGCCGGATGCATCCGACAATTCCGCCCGAGCAGGATGGGGACAAGAACAAGGGCAGGTATCCGACCAGGCTCGACGAGACCAAGGAGTTCGAGGCACTTCCAAGCGACAATTCGCTCAAGCTCGCCATCGGCAAGCTCGGGCCGTTTGAGTCGATGCCGAACGACCCCGCGGCGCGCGCGATCTGGGAGGCCCAGAAGCTGGGAGGCCGACTGGTCGCGGAATTCGTCGCGCCCGACACCGGTGACCTGTTCTTCTATGTCAACGACGCCGTCCAGATCT
- a CDS encoding alpha/beta fold hydrolase: MDTRVRHRRVQIGKVDTFYREAGPERAPVILLPHGYPCSSYEFRNLMPRLADKWRLIAPDYPGFGYSGTPDDFDYSFDGYAMWLDRFVTQLKIERFVIYLHDFGSPIGARLAIMRPERVAAQIIQNGDIPYEDALGPKYADIEKSWSLPDQEMRAAMREAVTEENFRDEFLNDVRADLAQLIAPDLWQLHWSLMTERRKDVSADVLSGLKANRRWFPEHRRYLRQHKPPTLIVWGPQDHYMPEESARAYLRDLPNAELHLLNGGHWLLETNLDEVVSLMRSFLERIES; the protein is encoded by the coding sequence ATGGACACACGCGTCAGACATCGCAGGGTTCAGATCGGAAAGGTGGATACTTTCTACCGTGAAGCCGGACCAGAACGCGCGCCCGTCATTCTCCTGCCGCACGGTTATCCCTGTTCATCCTACGAATTCCGCAATCTGATGCCGCGACTGGCCGACAAATGGCGGCTGATTGCGCCCGACTATCCCGGGTTCGGCTATAGCGGCACACCTGATGACTTCGACTACAGCTTCGACGGCTATGCCATGTGGCTCGACCGGTTCGTGACGCAGCTGAAGATCGAGCGCTTCGTGATCTACCTTCATGATTTCGGCTCACCGATTGGCGCGAGGCTGGCCATCATGCGGCCTGAGAGGGTGGCGGCCCAGATCATTCAGAACGGTGACATACCTTACGAAGATGCGCTGGGCCCGAAATACGCCGACATCGAGAAGTCCTGGTCGCTGCCCGATCAGGAGATGCGTGCTGCGATGAGGGAGGCCGTCACTGAAGAGAATTTCCGCGACGAGTTCTTGAATGACGTGCGTGCAGATTTGGCTCAACTCATCGCACCGGACCTTTGGCAATTGCACTGGTCGCTGATGACCGAGCGGCGGAAGGACGTCAGCGCGGACGTTCTGTCTGGCCTCAAGGCGAACCGCCGATGGTTTCCCGAGCACCGCCGATATCTTCGGCAGCACAAGCCGCCGACATTGATCGTGTGGGGGCCGCAAGATCATTACATGCCCGAAGAGTCAGCGCGGGCCTATCTCCGCGACCTGCCAAATGCCGAACTGCATCTCCTGAATGGCGGCCATTGGCTGCTGGAAACCAACCTCGATGAGGTTGTTTCGCTGATGCGATCGTTTCTGGAACGGATCGAATCCTAG
- a CDS encoding VOC family protein has translation MIHHVSVGTNDVQRAKRFYDAVLPIVGIMPMAEDEGGLGYGSGTFHFSVQVPIDGKPATVGNGTHIAFAVEDRSMVDRFHAAALKHGGSDDGAPGLRPTYDANYYGAFVRDPDGHKIEAVTYSAK, from the coding sequence GTGATCCACCATGTCTCGGTAGGGACGAATGATGTTCAGCGGGCGAAGCGCTTCTACGATGCCGTCTTGCCCATCGTCGGCATCATGCCGATGGCCGAGGACGAGGGTGGACTGGGTTACGGCAGCGGCACGTTTCACTTCAGCGTTCAGGTTCCAATCGATGGAAAACCCGCGACGGTGGGCAATGGCACTCATATCGCCTTTGCCGTCGAGGACCGATCGATGGTCGATCGTTTTCACGCGGCAGCATTAAAACATGGTGGCAGCGATGATGGCGCCCCGGGGCTGCGACCGACTTACGATGCCAACTACTATGGGGCGTTCGTCCGTGATCCGGACGGTCACAAGATCGAGGCAGTGACCTACTCGGCGAAATAG
- a CDS encoding arginase family protein → MPAIPYAIIEAPSTLGLATDGVERLPERLLNLGLAERIGARRAGRLVVPPKNPVPDPGTGTLNAAAIAAWSPKLADAVEAVLDAGEFPVVLGGDCTIVLGSMLALRRRGRYGLFFIDGHADFFQPEAEPNGEGASMDLAFVTGFGPSLLADIEGRGPLVRPEDVVAFAYRDHRDQQEYGSQLLPEALKALDLPAVRAIGIEAAAREAVDHLTRAELDGFFIHLDVDCLDDVIMPAVDFRVPGGLSWDELSMALRLALRSGKAIGLEITIYNPRLDENGSAGRGLVDVLTATLEIAGA, encoded by the coding sequence ATGCCGGCCATTCCCTATGCCATTATCGAAGCTCCTTCCACGCTGGGCCTTGCGACCGACGGCGTGGAGCGCTTGCCCGAGCGGCTCCTGAACCTCGGACTTGCGGAGCGCATCGGCGCGCGCCGCGCCGGCCGGCTTGTGGTGCCTCCGAAGAATCCGGTGCCCGATCCCGGGACCGGCACATTGAATGCCGCGGCAATCGCGGCGTGGTCGCCCAAGCTCGCCGACGCGGTGGAAGCTGTGCTCGATGCGGGCGAGTTTCCGGTGGTGCTGGGCGGCGATTGCACGATCGTGCTGGGCTCGATGCTCGCGCTTCGACGCCGCGGCCGCTACGGCCTGTTCTTCATCGACGGCCACGCCGATTTCTTCCAGCCGGAGGCCGAACCCAATGGTGAGGGCGCTTCGATGGACCTCGCCTTCGTCACGGGCTTCGGTCCGTCGCTCCTGGCCGACATCGAAGGCCGCGGTCCCCTGGTCCGCCCTGAAGACGTTGTCGCGTTCGCTTATCGCGACCACAGGGATCAGCAGGAGTACGGAAGCCAGCTGCTTCCCGAAGCGCTCAAGGCACTTGACCTCCCCGCTGTGCGCGCGATCGGCATCGAGGCCGCAGCACGCGAGGCGGTCGATCATCTGACGCGCGCCGAGCTGGACGGCTTCTTCATCCATCTCGACGTCGACTGTCTCGACGACGTCATCATGCCGGCTGTCGATTTTCGCGTGCCGGGCGGGTTGTCGTGGGACGAGCTATCGATGGCACTCCGGTTAGCCCTGAGGAGTGGCAAGGCAATCGGCCTTGAAATCACCATCTACAATCCGCGCCTGGATGAAAACGGAAGCGCCGGGCGCGGCCTGGTCGATGTGCTCACGGCAACGCTCGAAATAGCGGGAGCCTGA
- a CDS encoding NAD(P)-dependent oxidoreductase produces the protein MNDLTNDGVKTVRSKVLVLGATGATGRLIASQALERGHQVSALVRSPEKASKLNGARLVVGDVRDEKALREALKGQDAVVSALGTPASPLPRGDAALNRDARARQRAEHVSRLVCITGIGAGDSAGHGGFLFDKVIFPFLLKNVYADKNRQEAAIRNSGLDWILVHPSVLATSPAAARSAL, from the coding sequence ATGAACGATCTCACCAACGATGGCGTCAAGACCGTCCGATCGAAGGTACTGGTCCTTGGAGCAACCGGCGCTACCGGACGTCTGATCGCCAGCCAGGCGCTGGAGCGTGGACATCAGGTCTCGGCGCTGGTGCGGTCACCCGAGAAGGCGAGCAAACTGAACGGCGCCAGGCTCGTTGTCGGAGATGTCCGCGACGAAAAAGCGTTGCGCGAAGCTCTCAAAGGTCAGGACGCCGTCGTCAGCGCGCTGGGTACACCGGCGAGCCCCCTTCCGCGAGGTGACGCTGCTCTCAACCGCGACGCGCGTGCTCGTCAACGCGCCGAGCATGTCTCTCGCCTGGTTTGCATCACGGGCATCGGCGCCGGCGACAGTGCCGGCCACGGCGGCTTTCTGTTCGACAAGGTGATCTTCCCGTTTCTCCTGAAGAACGTCTACGCCGACAAGAACCGGCAGGAGGCCGCCATCAGAAACAGCGGACTCGACTGGATCCTGGTTCATCCCTCCGTCTTAGCGACAAGCCCGGCCGCGGCTCGATCCGCGCTTTGA
- a CDS encoding SRPBCC family protein, translating to MIYSTATVRINPDGETPLTRVQVWKGLVLKARDARLFLPPNLCTRCEVVEESATHIVREATIAGDDLHEIITFDPEQKVTFFQATGPREGAIVNELFKDETGALQLRFYCYTGLRGKKPFGPEEQAEQALFDGDKGYKAALLSTLKRTRELLADGKL from the coding sequence ATGATCTATTCGACTGCCACCGTCCGGATTAATCCGGACGGTGAGACCCCGCTGACTCGCGTGCAGGTGTGGAAGGGCCTGGTTCTCAAGGCTCGCGACGCCCGGCTGTTTCTGCCGCCCAACCTCTGCACCCGTTGTGAGGTGGTGGAGGAAAGCGCGACGCACATCGTGCGTGAAGCGACCATCGCGGGCGATGACCTGCATGAGATCATTACCTTCGATCCGGAACAGAAGGTCACCTTCTTCCAGGCCACCGGCCCGCGCGAAGGCGCCATCGTCAACGAGCTATTCAAGGACGAGACCGGCGCGCTGCAACTGCGGTTCTATTGCTATACCGGCTTGCGCGGCAAGAAACCTTTCGGTCCGGAAGAGCAGGCCGAGCAGGCGTTGTTCGACGGCGACAAGGGCTACAAAGCCGCCTTGCTGTCAACGTTGAAGCGGACCCGCGAGCTGCTCGCGGACGGCAAGCTCTGA
- a CDS encoding SDR family oxidoreductase, which yields MTILVTGATGTVGRSVVEQLVKRGADVRALVRDPAKANFPAGVTAVKGDLLDVDSLRSAFSGVSTLFLLNAVVPDEFTQALIALNLAREAGVERLVYLSVIHSEVYVNVPHFAGKFGVERMIEQMGFKATILRPAYFMNNELTIKDIVTSYGIYPMPIGSKGLAMIDARDIGEIAAIELVRRETSATPLPLLRINLVGPDTLTGAKAAAIWSDVLGRTIAYPGDDTAGFETNLRQFMPSWMAFDMRLMSERFLKDGMIPEAGDVERLTALLGRPLRSYRDFVAEIAAAA from the coding sequence ATGACCATCCTCGTTACTGGCGCCACTGGCACCGTCGGCCGCAGCGTTGTCGAACAACTCGTCAAACGCGGTGCCGATGTCCGCGCCCTCGTCCGCGATCCCGCGAAGGCCAACTTCCCGGCCGGCGTGACCGCCGTGAAGGGCGATCTGCTGGACGTCGACTCGTTGCGCAGCGCGTTCTCAGGCGTTTCGACCCTGTTCCTGCTCAACGCCGTCGTGCCGGACGAATTCACCCAAGCGCTGATTGCGCTCAACCTGGCGCGCGAAGCCGGCGTCGAGCGGCTCGTCTACCTCTCCGTCATCCACAGCGAGGTCTATGTGAACGTGCCGCACTTCGCCGGCAAGTTCGGCGTCGAGCGCATGATCGAGCAGATGGGTTTCAAGGCGACCATCCTGCGCCCCGCCTACTTCATGAACAACGAGCTCACGATCAAGGACATCGTGACCAGCTACGGCATCTACCCGATGCCGATTGGCAGCAAGGGACTCGCCATGATCGACGCGCGCGACATTGGCGAAATCGCCGCCATCGAGCTCGTCCGCCGCGAGACGTCCGCCACGCCGCTTCCGCTTCTCCGGATCAATCTCGTCGGTCCGGACACGCTGACCGGTGCAAAGGCCGCTGCCATCTGGTCGGACGTGCTGGGCCGCACGATCGCCTATCCCGGCGACGACACCGCGGGCTTCGAGACGAATCTGCGGCAGTTCATGCCGAGCTGGATGGCCTTCGACATGCGGCTGATGAGCGAGCGCTTCCTCAAGGACGGAATGATCCCCGAAGCCGGCGACGTCGAGCGTTTGACCGCTCTCCTGGGCCGACCTCTGCGCTCTTATCGGGACTTCGTCGCCGAGATCGCGGCCGCGGCCTGA
- a CDS encoding LysR family transcriptional regulator, with amino-acid sequence MDLLALADFNLVARHGGFGRAARAAGRPKATLSRRVSELERSLDLRLFERGARTLKLTQEGSALYERTGVLLAELDETAAAIASGGDKPRGKLRVSAPLLFSQTAMGKLAAAFALKYPEVRLEITTEDRTVDMIEEGYDVVIRVNPDPDESLVGRILMRDRLVVVASPSLDRPTGDRAVPAVARGTSDVTSSWDVVASSGNARIMIEPVLRLSSLIMVRDAVRACVGAARLPVSLVSHDLAAGRLVRWGDIDGPEIALWTLYPSRRLLSARVSAFLDFLKEAFPSGTPEELASFID; translated from the coding sequence ATGGATTTGCTTGCCCTCGCCGACTTCAACCTCGTGGCCCGTCACGGCGGGTTTGGACGGGCTGCCCGGGCTGCCGGTCGCCCGAAAGCGACACTCTCCCGCCGGGTTTCCGAATTGGAGCGCAGCCTCGACCTACGCCTCTTCGAGCGTGGGGCGCGCACATTGAAGCTGACCCAGGAAGGAAGCGCACTCTACGAGCGGACCGGCGTGCTGCTCGCCGAACTCGACGAGACAGCCGCGGCGATCGCTTCCGGCGGGGACAAGCCGCGAGGCAAGTTGCGGGTGAGCGCACCCCTGCTGTTTTCGCAGACCGCGATGGGGAAGCTCGCTGCCGCCTTCGCACTGAAGTATCCAGAGGTTCGGCTCGAGATCACGACAGAGGACCGCACCGTCGACATGATCGAGGAAGGCTATGACGTGGTGATCAGGGTCAATCCGGATCCGGACGAAAGCCTTGTCGGACGAATCCTCATGCGCGATCGGCTGGTGGTCGTCGCGAGCCCGAGCCTGGATCGTCCTACCGGCGATCGCGCCGTTCCGGCCGTGGCGCGCGGGACAAGCGATGTGACTTCCAGCTGGGATGTGGTCGCTTCAAGTGGAAACGCACGCATCATGATCGAACCGGTGCTTCGCCTGTCGTCGCTCATCATGGTCCGCGATGCGGTCCGGGCGTGCGTGGGCGCCGCGCGTCTTCCCGTCTCGCTTGTGAGTCACGACCTGGCAGCGGGAAGGCTTGTCCGCTGGGGTGACATCGACGGACCGGAAATCGCTCTCTGGACGCTCTATCCGTCGCGCCGACTCCTGAGCGCTCGCGTGTCCGCGTTTCTCGACTTTCTAAAGGAAGCCTTCCCCTCCGGGACACCCGAGGAGCTTGCATCGTTCATCGACTGA
- a CDS encoding MOSC domain-containing protein, which translates to MSINLTKGHGIEGDAHYGPVVRHRYLARRAPTAPNLRQVHLIPSELFDALRTCGYQVYPGNLGENITTMGLYLECLSLGTMLRLGASATVRLTGLRTPCVLIDRFEAGLKDELRNGPLGLRFRAGVMAVVSEGGEVSAGDSIRAVLPKPPHLALPPL; encoded by the coding sequence TTGTCCATCAATCTGACGAAAGGCCACGGCATCGAAGGCGATGCGCATTACGGACCTGTCGTGAGGCATCGATACCTCGCGCGGCGCGCCCCTACGGCGCCTAACCTCCGTCAGGTCCATCTCATCCCGAGCGAACTGTTCGATGCGCTGCGGACGTGCGGCTACCAAGTCTATCCAGGAAACCTGGGCGAAAACATCACGACCATGGGCCTCTATCTCGAATGCCTTTCTCTGGGCACCATGCTCCGCCTTGGCGCCTCGGCGACCGTTCGGCTGACCGGCCTACGCACGCCCTGCGTACTAATCGATCGCTTCGAGGCCGGATTGAAGGATGAGTTGCGAAACGGCCCGCTCGGACTGCGCTTCAGGGCCGGCGTCATGGCCGTCGTATCTGAGGGTGGCGAAGTGTCAGCGGGGGACTCGATCCGCGCGGTCCTGCCTAAACCTCCTCACCTAGCCCTTCCACCGCTTTGA
- a CDS encoding TspO/MBR family protein: MDVAVILIRVPHLTLPVVAAILIVILMLAVGGRTTTVGAWYEDLRKPPWNPPNWLFGPAWTAILALAAWSGVLAWMNATDEAGRILILSLFASNIVLHMLWSPLFFALKRPDWALAEVLFLWLSIAALMFGVGRYSTLAIWLLLPYLLWVTFAAVLNLQIVRLNQPFRARVRN; encoded by the coding sequence ATGGATGTCGCCGTCATTTTGATCAGAGTGCCGCATTTGACCCTCCCTGTCGTCGCAGCGATTCTCATTGTGATATTGATGCTGGCCGTCGGCGGCAGGACCACGACAGTCGGGGCTTGGTACGAGGATCTGCGTAAGCCGCCGTGGAACCCTCCGAATTGGCTCTTCGGGCCGGCTTGGACGGCTATATTGGCCTTGGCCGCCTGGTCCGGCGTTCTGGCGTGGATGAACGCCACGGACGAAGCGGGACGAATTCTTATCCTTTCGCTTTTCGCCAGCAATATCGTCCTGCACATGCTTTGGAGTCCCCTTTTCTTCGCGCTGAAAAGACCAGACTGGGCCTTGGCCGAAGTTCTGTTCCTGTGGCTTTCGATCGCCGCCCTCATGTTCGGGGTCGGGCGGTATTCGACATTGGCCATCTGGCTTCTTTTGCCCTACCTGCTTTGGGTGACTTTCGCGGCCGTTCTGAATCTCCAGATTGTCCGGTTGAACCAGCCGTTCCGCGCACGTGTGCGAAACTGA
- a CDS encoding ferritin-like domain-containing protein, whose translation MGIFTKDIKTMEDLLIHGLQDIYYAEQQILKSLPKMINKATNRDLVAGLKSHLEETNKQVERLEKAFAKLGKQPSGTTCPAIDGIIKESDETASEIEDKAVLDAAIVANAQAVEHYEMCRYGTLIAWAEELGHDEIVRFLNTNLNEEKAANTKLNTVALRKGVNAKASSAA comes from the coding sequence ATGGGAATCTTCACCAAGGACATCAAGACGATGGAAGACCTGCTGATCCACGGTCTTCAGGATATCTATTACGCCGAGCAGCAAATTCTGAAATCGCTGCCCAAGATGATCAACAAGGCCACCAATCGCGATCTCGTCGCAGGGCTCAAGAGCCATCTCGAGGAAACCAACAAGCAGGTCGAGCGACTTGAGAAGGCCTTCGCAAAACTCGGCAAGCAGCCAAGCGGCACGACGTGCCCTGCAATCGACGGCATCATCAAGGAATCCGACGAGACCGCCAGCGAAATCGAGGACAAGGCCGTGTTGGACGCGGCTATCGTCGCGAACGCGCAGGCAGTGGAGCACTATGAGATGTGCCGGTACGGCACGCTAATCGCCTGGGCCGAGGAGCTCGGCCATGACGAGATCGTCCGCTTCCTCAACACGAACCTCAACGAGGAAAAAGCGGCGAACACCAAGCTGAACACGGTGGCGTTGCGCAAGGGGGTGAACGCGAAGGCGTCGAGCGCGGCTTAA